From one Butyricimonas faecihominis genomic stretch:
- a CDS encoding translocation/assembly module TamB domain-containing protein produces MILLYVPAIQNFVKGKAEQYVNNNLDMKLSVGRILLKFPLDLAVEKIYLGQTEKDTMLYADVIQVNVALTKLLKKEVEVRRLVVENAAVNFGDSLSGLKMNVVLKELNLRVDRLNLSQQEAEIPFVALKGGKIRMNLGGGESAVDTTGGSEPVRWRFKVGEVTIDSIDYQLQGLPMGEFHAGVGEARLNGMDVGLEKQTVELEKIMLLRGFCDLLMAESTGEQSGAGVATEESMPWQVRVETVELEDNRFLMKPMSVPVDAEQFPETIRISALSLKVDSVFNKGTEVAAIVQNLRFKEGNGLDLRDLSCRVSLESEQTNVSNLILKTSNSQLKMNVRAESGISDFGMETPFQLSIDGNIAGRDVLLFMPDSNDQLNNWLSDKVFSLSGLIKGKVDQLNIAHFDVGATGGFSLKSEGNVTFVTDMEKVAGKLDIAFGVDRGEYFAPLLSEDGEAGLVIPDHLSLVTGVNIADQAVKVDMELNPGRGILRAVAGYGWKENTYRAEVHLKDFALDKFMPNDSLGVITANLLASGRGLDWKEAMAKVDFELASLYYNGYDYKNVVLDAALKDRELTGELWSDNQELNLGMKFRLRADENAYKINLNGDIKNVDLKGLHFMSENMAFSLGLNVDAELKADSTSSLRADFSNIVLQDLATRKLGNLDITFSGLRNKTLLDVKAGDLTMKFEGDGGGYTLVDRFSAASGLLVEQIEKHDFNMVRLNELLPDFRLTIDAKQENLLNGYLKSNGIRFERMAIDLGTDVSHDFGLSSKVYGLNIEGIVLDSVLMYAKQKDVALRYGVDVFGAKDQLEGLAQLTVEGNVEYDQINVRIREHANEEGEIFNIGANIALQDSAFSVSISPDPLILGYVSWQINRGNFIRLKQGEIPAANLQLLNGDKRIRLISEEDADHKPASLIVDIKGVDLGGLSKALSFIPDISGLLGIDVQMYSKNNVIDVNGTVNVDEFYYGKERVGDLGLGIEYRLSQQTEHDVDFSLSVDGVKALLTKGRLMTGVEDKNIALDIDIPKFPLRVAGAFTPPGIMKLDGDMIGVFQVKGQMDQPLINGDLRFKDGTIEALMIGTTFKIDSSAIVIHDNLLDFNHFGLIAPNKQRLELLGTVDFASFSAIKMDASVQAKNFQAMKVKENTETMVYGKVFVDLSATLKGMLDNLKVRGNINLLDNSEVYYTLKSSPLELTDRSADVVRFVSFSDTTQLAAADELQQISSVNLDLLMSVNIAPLVGLNVLLSSNGQNRVAINGGGNLTYTLNPVGETRLVGRYVLTSGIVSYGLPVIGQKDFKIQDGSFVEWTGDLANPTLNITAAETISASVTDDSQKSRLVTFNAMIKISNTLEKLDITFDLAAEGDITIQNQLAAMTAEERSKEAMNMMIYGTYSGPGTVAKSNASDNALNNFVENELNQWSRKHLKNMDLTFGINTYNQVSEAGESKKTDYSYQFSKRLFNNKVRVKVGGRISTDNDPAAGGVEENLVDDIAIEYVFGKNPNFFLKIFRHTGYESVLEGEVTQTGIGVVLRKNFQKFMDIFRRKKKVQVESKIEPIENEKSGK; encoded by the coding sequence ATGATTCTTTTGTATGTTCCAGCCATCCAGAATTTTGTGAAAGGGAAGGCGGAGCAGTACGTGAATAATAATTTGGACATGAAACTGTCGGTTGGGCGGATTTTGTTGAAATTTCCACTCGACTTGGCCGTTGAAAAGATTTATCTGGGACAGACGGAAAAAGACACGATGCTGTATGCCGATGTGATTCAGGTGAATGTTGCATTGACAAAACTTTTAAAGAAGGAAGTTGAAGTACGTCGTTTAGTCGTGGAGAATGCAGCGGTTAATTTCGGGGATTCTCTTTCCGGATTGAAAATGAATGTCGTTTTGAAGGAACTGAATCTTCGGGTGGATCGGTTGAATCTGTCCCAACAGGAGGCAGAGATCCCTTTCGTTGCTTTAAAAGGAGGAAAAATCCGGATGAATTTAGGCGGTGGGGAGTCTGCGGTTGATACAACCGGGGGGAGTGAGCCGGTTCGCTGGCGTTTTAAGGTTGGAGAGGTAACAATCGATAGCATTGATTATCAGTTGCAGGGGCTGCCTATGGGGGAATTCCATGCTGGGGTGGGAGAGGCTCGACTGAATGGAATGGATGTGGGGCTGGAAAAACAAACTGTTGAGCTAGAGAAAATCATGTTGCTTCGTGGTTTTTGCGATCTACTGATGGCAGAATCTACCGGGGAGCAAAGTGGAGCAGGGGTGGCGACGGAAGAAAGTATGCCTTGGCAAGTTCGGGTGGAGACGGTCGAGTTGGAGGATAATCGTTTTTTAATGAAACCGATGAGTGTTCCTGTTGATGCGGAGCAGTTCCCGGAAACAATTCGTATATCAGCGCTTTCGTTGAAAGTGGATAGCGTGTTCAATAAAGGAACAGAGGTGGCGGCAATTGTTCAAAATTTACGTTTCAAGGAAGGAAATGGATTAGATTTGCGAGATTTGTCTTGTCGGGTCAGTTTGGAAAGTGAACAGACTAACGTGTCGAATCTGATTTTAAAAACGAGTAATAGTCAATTGAAAATGAATGTTCGGGCGGAATCCGGGATAAGTGATTTCGGTATGGAAACTCCTTTTCAGTTATCGATTGATGGAAATATTGCCGGGCGGGATGTGCTATTATTTATGCCGGACTCCAATGATCAGTTAAATAACTGGTTATCGGATAAAGTTTTTTCTTTGTCTGGATTGATAAAGGGTAAGGTCGATCAGTTGAATATTGCTCATTTTGATGTTGGTGCAACAGGAGGTTTTTCTTTGAAGAGTGAGGGGAATGTGACATTCGTGACAGATATGGAAAAGGTTGCGGGAAAATTGGATATAGCGTTTGGCGTTGATCGGGGAGAGTATTTCGCACCTTTGTTGTCAGAGGATGGGGAGGCCGGATTGGTTATTCCGGATCATCTGTCATTAGTGACGGGTGTTAATATAGCGGATCAGGCGGTAAAAGTGGATATGGAGTTGAATCCCGGACGAGGAATATTACGTGCTGTTGCGGGCTATGGCTGGAAAGAAAATACCTATCGTGCAGAAGTTCATTTGAAAGATTTCGCTTTGGATAAATTCATGCCGAATGATTCGTTGGGGGTGATCACGGCTAATCTTTTGGCATCGGGCCGGGGCCTTGATTGGAAAGAGGCGATGGCGAAAGTGGATTTTGAATTAGCCTCCTTATATTATAATGGATACGATTATAAAAATGTTGTTTTGGATGCGGCATTGAAGGATCGGGAGTTAACCGGGGAACTATGGAGTGATAATCAGGAATTGAATTTGGGAATGAAATTCCGGTTACGGGCAGATGAGAACGCGTACAAGATAAATTTGAATGGAGATATTAAAAATGTAGATCTGAAAGGATTACATTTTATGTCGGAAAATATGGCTTTTTCCTTGGGACTGAATGTTGATGCAGAATTGAAGGCGGACAGTACATCGTCTTTACGGGCTGATTTTTCGAATATTGTTTTGCAGGATCTTGCTACCCGTAAGTTGGGAAATCTGGATATTACTTTCTCCGGTCTGCGAAACAAGACGTTGTTGGATGTCAAGGCGGGAGACTTGACCATGAAGTTTGAAGGGGATGGTGGAGGCTACACGTTAGTCGATCGTTTTAGTGCAGCTAGCGGATTGTTGGTTGAGCAGATTGAGAAACATGATTTTAACATGGTGAGATTGAACGAACTGTTACCTGATTTCCGGTTAACCATAGATGCCAAGCAAGAAAATTTATTGAATGGTTACCTGAAAAGTAACGGAATTCGTTTTGAACGAATGGCTATAGATTTAGGAACAGATGTTTCCCATGATTTCGGGTTAAGTTCGAAGGTTTATGGATTGAATATCGAGGGAATCGTTCTGGATAGTGTGTTGATGTATGCAAAACAGAAGGACGTGGCTTTACGTTATGGCGTGGATGTTTTCGGAGCTAAAGATCAATTGGAAGGATTGGCCCAGCTGACCGTGGAAGGAAACGTGGAGTATGATCAGATAAACGTGAGAATACGTGAACACGCGAACGAGGAAGGGGAAATATTCAATATCGGGGCTAATATTGCTTTGCAGGATAGTGCTTTTAGCGTGAGTATTTCTCCCGATCCTCTTATCTTGGGATATGTTTCATGGCAAATAAACCGGGGCAATTTTATTCGTTTGAAACAAGGGGAAATTCCGGCAGCTAACTTGCAATTGCTGAATGGAGACAAGCGGATTCGTTTGATTTCGGAAGAAGATGCAGATCACAAACCGGCCTCCTTGATTGTAGATATTAAAGGTGTTGATTTGGGCGGTTTGTCTAAAGCGCTGTCATTTATCCCGGATATATCCGGTTTGTTAGGGATTGATGTGCAGATGTATAGCAAAAATAACGTGATTGATGTTAATGGGACGGTTAATGTGGACGAATTTTATTACGGGAAAGAGCGTGTGGGAGATTTGGGATTAGGTATTGAATATCGATTGTCGCAACAGACAGAGCATGACGTGGATTTTTCCTTGTCGGTGGATGGGGTAAAGGCGCTTTTGACCAAAGGTAGATTAATGACAGGGGTTGAAGATAAAAATATTGCATTGGATATAGACATCCCTAAATTCCCTTTGCGGGTTGCGGGAGCCTTTACTCCTCCGGGTATAATGAAATTGGATGGAGACATGATCGGGGTTTTTCAAGTGAAGGGACAAATGGATCAACCATTGATAAATGGAGATTTGCGTTTCAAGGACGGAACCATAGAAGCTTTGATGATCGGGACGACCTTTAAAATAGATTCTTCGGCTATCGTGATTCATGATAATCTTTTGGATTTTAATCATTTCGGGTTGATTGCTCCTAATAAACAGCGATTAGAACTATTGGGAACGGTTGATTTCGCATCCTTCTCGGCCATAAAAATGGATGCCTCTGTTCAAGCGAAGAATTTTCAGGCCATGAAGGTGAAAGAAAATACGGAGACCATGGTTTACGGGAAAGTGTTTGTTGATCTCTCGGCAACATTGAAAGGAATGTTGGATAATTTAAAGGTCAGGGGAAATATTAACTTGTTGGATAATAGTGAAGTCTATTACACGTTGAAATCTTCGCCTTTGGAATTGACGGACCGGAGTGCGGATGTCGTGCGTTTCGTTTCGTTCAGCGACACGACTCAATTGGCTGCGGCCGATGAGTTGCAGCAGATTAGTTCCGTGAATCTGGATTTGCTCATGTCCGTGAATATCGCACCGTTAGTTGGGTTGAATGTGTTGCTGTCGTCGAATGGGCAGAACCGGGTAGCAATAAATGGCGGGGGAAATCTGACTTATACATTGAATCCGGTGGGAGAGACCCGCCTCGTGGGAAGATACGTTCTGACGAGTGGAATCGTTTCTTACGGTCTGCCGGTGATCGGGCAGAAGGATTTCAAGATACAAGACGGTAGTTTCGTGGAATGGACTGGGGATCTGGCTAATCCGACCCTGAATATAACGGCAGCGGAGACAATTTCGGCTAGCGTGACGGATGATAGCCAGAAATCCCGCCTAGTGACGTTCAATGCCATGATCAAGATTTCAAACACGTTGGAGAAACTGGACATCACGTTTGATCTTGCAGCGGAAGGGGATATAACGATACAGAACCAATTGGCAGCGATGACAGCCGAGGAGCGTTCAAAGGAGGCGATGAACATGATGATTTACGGAACTTATTCCGGGCCGGGGACGGTGGCAAAGTCCAATGCTTCTGATAATGCCCTGAATAATTTCGTGGAAAATGAATTGAATCAATGGTCTCGGAAACATTTGAAGAATATGGATTTGACGTTTGGTATTAATACCTATAATCAAGTGTCAGAGGCAGGAGAATCCAAGAAAACGGATTATTCTTATCAATTTTCGAAACGACTGTTTAATAATAAGGTGCGGGTGAAAGTCGGGGGGCGAATCTCCACGGATAATGACCCTGCGGCCGGGGGAGTAGAGGAGAATCTTGTGGATGACATTGCCATCGAGTACGTGTTTGGAAAGAATCCGAACTTTTTTCTAAAGATCTTCCGGCACACGGGCTACGAGAGTGTCTTGGAGGGTGAAGTGACGCAAACCGGTATCGGTGTGGTATTAAGAAAGAATTTCCAAAAATTCATGGATATATTCCGCCGTAAAAAGAAAGTACAAGTAGAATCCAAAATAGAACCGATAGAAAATGAAAAGTCTGGGAAATAG